A segment of the Longimicrobium sp. genome:
CGGTGGCGGCGTCTCCGAGGCCACGCTGGACCTGAAGGCGGGGACGTACGCCATGCTCTGCTTCATTCCGTCCAAGGACGGCGTGCCGCACGTAGCCAAGGGGATGGTCAAGCCGCTGACCGTGGTTGCCGGGGAAGGCGCGGCGGCCGCAGCGCCGGTGGCGGACCTGGACATGAACCTGGCGGATTACTCGTTCGCGACGAACACGGAGCTCACGGCGGGGCGCCGGACCATCAAGGTGCAGAACGTGGCCGTGCAGCCGCACGAGGTGGTGCTGGTGCAGCTGGCGCCGGGCAAGACGCTGCACGACATGATGGCGTGGATGATGAACGAGAACGGCCCCCCTCCGGGGCGCCCGGTGGCGGGGACCACGGGCCTGGACCGCGGCGAGGTGAACTACATCACGGCCGACTTCCAGCCGGGCGAGTACGCGCTGCTCTGCATGCTCCCCGACGCCAAGGACGGCAAGCCGCACATCGCCCACGGCATGGCGCGCCAGATCACCGTCCGCTGACGCGCGGAAGGTGATGGACGAGATCCGCCCCCGCCCGGGGTTCCGGGCGGGGGCGGATCTGTGTCGATCATCGGCTGCGGGGAAGTTCGACCGAGGCCCGGCGCATGCCGCGGGTGGCCCCTCTCCCGGCCTCTCCCCCGCAAACAGCGCGGGAGAGAGGAGCACTTCAATCGGGGTTCGATGGGCTGCGCCGCATGCTGCGGGAGCCCCCCATCCCCAGCCCTTCCCCCGCAAACTGCCGCGGGGGAAGGGAGCCAGCCCGGTGCGATGGGCCGCGCCCGGTGCGCGGGCGGAGGCTGCTGGCCAGGGCTCGGTGCGTTTCGAAACGGCCGGCGCATTCCTCGGCTGCCCTCACCCCCGGCCCCTCTCTCGCGAGCGGGAGAGGGGAGAATTCGATTGCGCTCCGGCGAGCCTGGCGCACTCGACTCCGCATGCAGTCCGCGAAGGCGGACTTCGGGCCGTCGTTGCCGCGAATTCATTCGCCCCAGCAGGGCCGGGCCTCGCTCACGTGTGGGGTGGGCCCCCCAAACCCTCTCCCGCTTGCGGGAGAGGGTGGCACGCGTGTCAGCGCGGCCGGGTGAGGGCCCCACGGCAGCCGAGGCCACGCACACGAACTACGCCCATTACCACTCGCCGCTACCCAGCCAGCAGCCGCAGCGACGACCTGCCCGCCACACCCAGCTGCGCGTACGTGCACTGCTCCGGCGCCTTGTCGGGGCGCCAGCGGACGAACTTGGTCCCGTGGCGAAAGCGGCCGCCGCTCATGTGATCGTAGCCCACCTCCACTACCAACTCGTGCGCCAGCGATTCCCATTCCGTGGACCGCTCGTTCATCCGCGTCCACCGGCTGGGCCCTCCGGGCGCGGAGCCGGTGAATCCCGGCGGCCCGCGCAGCGCCTCCAGCCGCGGCGTCAGCGCCTCGCGCTCCTCGCGGCTCATCGCCGAGCAGAACCCCACGTGGTTCAGCAGCCCCTGCTCGTCGAACAGGCCCAGCAGCAGCGACCCGACGATCGGCTCCTTCTGCGCGTAGCGAAACCCGCCCACGACGCAGTCCACCGTGCGGACGTTCTTGATCTTCACCATCCCCGTGCGCTCGCCGGAGAGGTAGGGCAGGTCCAGCCGCTTCGCCATCACCCCGTCCAGCCCCCGCTCGCCCTGCTCCAGCCACGCGCGCGCCTGCGTTTCGCTGCAGCTGGCGGGCGACAGGCGTACGGCCCCGCCGAAGAACTGCCCGGCGAACGCCTCCAGCTTTTCCCGCCGCTCGCGGAGGGGGCGGTCCGTCACCGGGCCGCCGCGGGCGCCCAGCAGCAGGTCGAAGCCCACCATGATCGCGGGATGCGCCGCCGCCAGCTTGTTCACGCGGCTCGCCGCGGGGTGCAGGCGCAGCTGAAGCTCCTCGAACGAAAGCGCGTCGCCCACGGGCACGACGATCTCGCCGTCCAGCACGAAGCGGCTGGCGTTCAGCCCGCGGAGGGCGTCGACCACGTCGGGAAAGTAGCGGCCCAGCGGCTTGCCGGCCTTGGAGCGGAGCTCCACCTCATCCCCGTCGCGAAAGGCGAGGCAGCGGAAGCCGTCCCACTTGGGTTCGTACTGCCACTCGTCGCCGGTCGGCAGCGCGTCCCACTGCTCGCTCTCGGCAACGGGAAAGTCGGTGGCGATGGGCAGGTTCACAGCAGCCCCGCCAGGTCGAAGCGCCCGCGCTTCTGCGTCAGCGGCTTCCACAGGTCTCCCACTTTTGCGAGGCGCGCCGGGGCGTTCCGGAGGTCGAAGGCCGCCAGCTCGATGCCACCCTCCACTTCCTCCCACGTCACCGGCATGGAAACCGTGGCCCCCGGCTTGGCGCGAACGGAGTAGACCGAGGCCAGCGTGCGGCCCCACGCGTTCTGGTTGTAATCCACCAGTACCCGCCCGTGGGGCCGCTTGGCGACACGGTATTCGGCGGTCACGAGCGCCGGATCGATCTTTTCCATCGCCCGCGCGAACTCCTTGGCGAAGCTCCACACCTGCTTCTGCGTGGGCCCATGGACGATGGGCACGTACACGTGGATGCCGCTGGACCCCGTCGTCTTGGCGTACGAGGTCATCCCCAGCTTCCGCAGGTTGTCGCGCACCATCAGCGCCGTCTGCCGCACCTTGGCGAAGTCGGCGCCGGGCACGGGATCCAGGTCGAAGTGCAGGTAATCCGGGCGATTCGTGTCGTCGCAGCGGGAGTACCAGGGGTTCAGGTCGATGCACCCCAGGTTCACCAGCCACAGCAGCGAGGCCAGGTTGTTGACCATCGGAAAGTCGATGACGCTGGCCGACGCGTGCTCGATGGAGCAGGTCTTCAGCCACGACGGCGCGTTCTCCGGCGTGCGCTTCATGAAGAAGAACTTGCCGTTCCACCCGTTGGGATACCGCTTCATCACCATGGCGCGGTCCACCAGGTGTGGAAGCAGGTACGGCGAAACGGCAACGTAGTAGCGCAGCAGGTCGCCCTTGGTGATGCCCAGCTCGGGCCAGAACGGCTTGTGGAGGTTGGTGAGGTTCACCGCCCGCCCGCCGACGCGCACCTCGCACGCCTTGCCCTTCCGGGGGATGATGTCGGGCGTGGCCTCGGCGTCGGGAACGCTGGTGGTGACGGGCCTGGGCCGCGGGGCCGCCTTGGGCCTGGCGCGGGGGGAGGCGGGCTGTGCGGCGCGTGGCGTCATGGGGCGGATTTCTTCCACGATCGAGGTGAAAGTTTGGGCGGGCGCCTGCCGGTGCGCACCGCGCCGAGGACAGGCGCGTACTCCAGCTCCGGCCCGTCGGCGGCGGCGCGCAGCATCAGCCCACCCCGGCTCATGTCGCCGCGCCCCACGAAGTCCACGGGAAAGAGCAGCCGCTCCCCGAAGATCCCCGCCAGCACGTCGACGTACTTGCCCGACGCCACGCTTCCCAGCAGAACGAATGCCGTTCCCGGCCCGGCCGCCTCGTTCAGCGCCCGCGCGTGCTCCTCCAGCGGCCCGCGGTAGCCGGCGTTCGTCACCGAAACGTCGCCCTGCTCGGCGAACTTGCGCAGCACGGAAAGCGGAATGGGTGATTCCGGCGGCACCAGCCCGCGCGTCGGCGTGATCACCAGCGCACCCGGCAATCCCGCCGGCGGCGCGGCAAAGGCGCGCGAGTAGGCGATCTTGCCGCGGAAGTACAACCCGCTCAGAAAGCTGAACACGTCGCCCAGCGGCGCACCGCCCGGCTCCCGCAGCTTCTGGGCGAGGGGAAACGAGGCCGCGTCGCGCATCACCATCTGCCCGCGCTTGCCCCCGCAGTACGCGGGCGACAGCAGGAAAATTCGAGGGAAATCCATACGCTTTCAGCCGAGCAGAACGCGTGCCGGGCCGTGCACCCCGTTCACATCCCGCCACGCGTGGTACCAGTTAAGCGCATGGGATTGCGGTGGATGGAACGCGAGAGCATAGTACCGCGCTCGCCTGTCCACGATGCGCACTCTTGCTACGTATAACGCTATCCGTTATACTCGGCCGGGAGGGGATCTGGACGGCCATTCCGCCACTCCAGACCTCCCGCTCGACGATGATCGTCTCATTCAAGGATCATGGCACACGCGATGTGTTCCTCAGCAACGACTCACGACGAGCAAGGAACACATGCCCGTCCATCCTGTGGCTGGCTGCGCGTGATCGGCTGGACCAGATCCACGCGGCCACGCGGCTCCCGCAATTGCGGATGCCACCCGGCAATCACCTCGAGGCATTACGCGGGGACAGGCTCGGACAGTTCAGCATCCGAATCAATCGGCAATTTCGCGTGTGTTTTCGCTGGGTCGGCGGACACGCGGAAGATGTGGAAATCGTGGACTATCACTGAGGAGCGATAGAGATGAGTATCACACGAGCGGAGCACCCGGATCCATTGGCGGACAGCCTCAGCAAGCACATTGCTCACATGCTCCCGACACACCGCACCCCGACTCCGCCGGGCGAGATGCTGTTGCGCCAGTTCATGGAGCCGAGTGGGCTTTCTCAGGCCGAGTTGGCCAGGCGCATCGGCGTCTCGTATCCGCGAGTGAACGAGCTGGTGAACGGAAAGCGGAGCCTCACGCCCGACACCGCCCTGCGGCTGGCGCGGCTCTTCGGCGTTAGTGTGGAGTTTTGGATGACTACGCAGATGCTGTGGGACATGTGGCACGTGATCTACTCGCCTGTGGCAGCTGACATCGAGAAGATCGAGCCGATGTGGCCAGAGGTGAGTGAGGACGATATCCCGTTCGAAGACGAGTTCGTCCCCGCGCCGGAGCAGTCCGCCGCGGATTGATCT
Coding sequences within it:
- a CDS encoding ATP-dependent DNA ligase; amino-acid sequence: MNLPIATDFPVAESEQWDALPTGDEWQYEPKWDGFRCLAFRDGDEVELRSKAGKPLGRYFPDVVDALRGLNASRFVLDGEIVVPVGDALSFEELQLRLHPAASRVNKLAAAHPAIMVGFDLLLGARGGPVTDRPLRERREKLEAFAGQFFGGAVRLSPASCSETQARAWLEQGERGLDGVMAKRLDLPYLSGERTGMVKIKNVRTVDCVVGGFRYAQKEPIVGSLLLGLFDEQGLLNHVGFCSAMSREEREALTPRLEALRGPPGFTGSAPGGPSRWTRMNERSTEWESLAHELVVEVGYDHMSGGRFRHGTKFVRWRPDKAPEQCTYAQLGVAGRSSLRLLAG
- the ligD gene encoding non-homologous end-joining DNA ligase; amino-acid sequence: MTPRAAQPASPRARPKAAPRPRPVTTSVPDAEATPDIIPRKGKACEVRVGGRAVNLTNLHKPFWPELGITKGDLLRYYVAVSPYLLPHLVDRAMVMKRYPNGWNGKFFFMKRTPENAPSWLKTCSIEHASASVIDFPMVNNLASLLWLVNLGCIDLNPWYSRCDDTNRPDYLHFDLDPVPGADFAKVRQTALMVRDNLRKLGMTSYAKTTGSSGIHVYVPIVHGPTQKQVWSFAKEFARAMEKIDPALVTAEYRVAKRPHGRVLVDYNQNAWGRTLASVYSVRAKPGATVSMPVTWEEVEGGIELAAFDLRNAPARLAKVGDLWKPLTQKRGRFDLAGLL
- a CDS encoding type II toxin-antitoxin system RelE/ParE family toxin codes for the protein MIVSFKDHGTRDVFLSNDSRRARNTCPSILWLAARDRLDQIHAATRLPQLRMPPGNHLEALRGDRLGQFSIRINRQFRVCFRWVGGHAEDVEIVDYH
- a CDS encoding HigA family addiction module antitoxin, with protein sequence MSITRAEHPDPLADSLSKHIAHMLPTHRTPTPPGEMLLRQFMEPSGLSQAELARRIGVSYPRVNELVNGKRSLTPDTALRLARLFGVSVEFWMTTQMLWDMWHVIYSPVAADIEKIEPMWPEVSEDDIPFEDEFVPAPEQSAAD